Below is a window of Candidatus Zixiibacteriota bacterium DNA.
GGTAGTCAATTTGGCGGCACTGCCGGTGTTCACGATCAATTACGGCAAGCGGGGGGCGGTATCGCCGCTGGTGTACCTGTCGCGCCAGCCCGATGCGGACCGAGTGTTGATCGACATGACGGAGCGGAATCTGTATGTGCCGTATTCGTACTGGAGCACTGATCGCTCCGGCGCGGTGGTGTTGCGGAGAGACGGCGATCTGGATTCGCTGCTGGCGGCGGCTGCGTTGAATCCGGGCGATCCGCCGCGCTATGCGGTGATCTACGCCGATCGCGATCTGGAGCGACATCTTGCCGCTCTAACGGAGCGGCTCGGGCAGTATGAGGTAGTGTTTCACGGCGAGCCGTCGCTGCTGGATGCGATTGCTAACCGGCTGAATCCCAGGTACAATCGGCGCAATGAGTCGTGGGTGGTGAGGTTAGCGCCCCGCTTGAACTAAGTACCCCCATCAGGGATCGAACCTGAATCTCCGGCTCCGGAGGCCGACGCGTTATCCATTACACCATGGGGGCAACTGGCGCTATAGTAGATTTTTCCAAGGCAATTGTCAACCGATTTGCCGGCAGAACGACCTGAGAGCGCCATCTGATGATGATAATGGTCTAAGTCTATCTTTGTAGTTGCTAATCTATTGCCGGCGGTATAGATTGTGACTAACGCAACCAACATCTCTATTGCTGCCGGCCGCGAATCTCCTTTGCCTCCTGTCGTTGGCGCGCGTCTCCGAACGAAAATAGAATCTGAATACAAACGGCATTAATCAAAAACCTCGCGCGTTCGCGAGGGGAGGCGGTATGTTTCTCAAGTTGTACCTCCGCGGTGTGGTCTTGACCGCGCTGTTGTGCGCGCCGGTATATGCGCAGACGTGGACAGTTGATCCGCTTGGCTCGACGGTCGACTTGCGCACCGTGGCCTTGGCGGACCTGTTCAACGATGGCGGGTTCACGCCGGCCGACGGTTTCGGCTCTTGTCCGGCGATCAACGGGTTGCCGAATCCGTGCAATTTCCAGCCGTGCGTCTACACTGACGATGCGCAGACTTCGTTCTTTGGAGCGGGCAATCTGCTGGTCTGCCCGAATTCGACCGAAGCGTTTGATTTGCGGATGATGTGCGATGCCGGTTCGACCGACGCGGCCGGACCGGGGCAGCTCAACACCGACGCGGTGATTCAACTCGGCATTCGGGGTATCGGCACGCGCGAGTTGGTGATCAAGTGGCGCGTCACCGCCGACGAGGAGCTGTGCGGCGACGGCGGCTATGGCCGCGCTTGCGCAACGTTGAATTCGCTAATCAAGGCGCAGGTGGTCGGCGTGAGCCCCAGCGATTCCTTCCGGGTGGTCTACGAGTACAAATACTACACGTTGGTGACAAACTCTGCCGAGGCATTTGTTGAGGATGCTTCGCAGGTATCGGCCGATGTCGCTTTCGCTGTCAATGGCGCAGCGCCTGCGCCGGTGTTCGGACTGCCGATTCTGCCGGTGAATGCCACCAACACCGGGGATGGCGTGTATACGTTTAATGGCCCGGCCGGTGCGATTGCTTTTGACATTGCCGTTCGGACGGAAGCCGGTTCGCTCATGCAGGATCCGGGGCCGGTGGATGCGCTGTGCGGCATCCGCGACAAAGAAGGCGGCGTGTTCTGTGGCGAGTTGAAACTGCGGATCGAGAAGAAGTCGTTCCCGATTCCGTACGGCCTGCCGCTGACGAATTACATGTTGCCGGTCAATCCGTTCCCCGGTGGTTCGGTGGGATACAAGTTCTTGATGGGGAAGTACGAACTGACGAATCTGCAGTATGCGTATTTCCTCAATGATGCCGAAGTTGACGGCGGCGCGACGGCGCGGTCGAGTTTCATGATCTTCATGCCGGACGGT
It encodes the following:
- a CDS encoding SUMF1/EgtB/PvdO family nonheme iron enzyme, producing MFLKLYLRGVVLTALLCAPVYAQTWTVDPLGSTVDLRTVALADLFNDGGFTPADGFGSCPAINGLPNPCNFQPCVYTDDAQTSFFGAGNLLVCPNSTEAFDLRMMCDAGSTDAAGPGQLNTDAVIQLGIRGIGTRELVIKWRVTADEELCGDGGYGRACATLNSLIKAQVVGVSPSDSFRVVYEYKYYTLVTNSAEAFVEDASQVSADVAFAVNGAAPAPVFGLPILPVNATNTGDGVYTFNGPAGAIAFDIAVRTEAGSLMQDPGPVDALCGIRDKEGGVFCGELKLRIEKKSFPIPYGLPLTNYMLPVNPFPGGSVGYKFLMGKYELTNLQYAYFLNDAEVDGGATARSSFMIFMPDGSVVTTGGEMMFDRTQSSINYNPLAAVGLRYVPQVDRVNHPVTGLTWLGAVKFCNWMTIDQGLGLGERCYTEGPLASDWRPVTIMAGDWAARDLNAAERQALVDNYSGYRLPMDNLGLGVTGLISLQNNLYNEWYQAIASDPAAPAFDRPGPFGETVPAFHWSFGYGRDAINNVDCNYAASNDPFEPATTPVGYYNGVSFLADATTLTVDTDNRNLLYDLSGNVFEWGQDLVAVGPTRDMIARAGLFPFPQSGSAGALRGSSNVTSASVVVGMRLLQVALSCLCGDANGDGLVSVSDVVYLIAYIFSGGPAPVCDSDVDGSGGVSISDAVYLISYIFAGGPIPNCP